DNA sequence from the Parambassis ranga chromosome 1, fParRan2.1, whole genome shotgun sequence genome:
GTCACACTGACTGATGCCATGTGATCACCAGAAGCTCATATTACATTAGAGAAACATACATTATTAATGAAGCTACAAGCCAAATGCATGTCTTCATAATTACCATAAATAATGGCCATTAAATCCACTATTACTATAATTGTGAACAATTTAATTGAACATGATCACATTTTTGTCATTACAGTACCAAATTAAGTTTCCTAAATCATAGCattgtaaaacaaaacatcatAATCCATCTGaataataaaatgacaaaaatacaaactCTCCACCTGTTACTACTGGAAATCGTTATCATTCACCTTTGCACAGTACATCTTGGTTACTTCATGCACATGTCTGAGGTCACAGTGCAGACATATGTAATATTTATTTACCTGTACAATGTACTCAATGGTAGAAAACTGTGGCATGAGTTCAGCTGGCTGGTTCACTTCTGATATGCCTCCATATGAAGGTGGgaactacacaaacacagagagctccaGGTTAACAAACCTAATACAGGAAGGCAGCCAGTCCCCAATAAATTATTCAACTTATGGCAATCAAATGAAAACATCAGGACCAGATCACTTTGTGAACTTACTGGGTTCCTCTGGAAGCAAAAGTTGCATGCCCATATTTTTGCTCTGAAGTCAACTTGACTAAAAGAGAAAGGTAAAAAGAAAGGGTATGAATTTAATCGTCAGGTTTTAAAGTGGCTGACAGGGAGATGTGCAGAGTGTATTTGCAGTTCTTGTGTACCACACCCACAACTTACAACCCCTGAGCAATTGGAAATGCTGATgcgttttaaaaaaaacagacagcaaagaAATGTCAACAACAGTTGTTGACATTTCTTTATTCAATAACTGACATGCAAAGGCAAAACGATCAACCTAACTATAACTACACAGGtgcttgcttgtttttttttgcactgttaAACTCACCATAGTGGGTTGAGAACTGCCTTGCAGTTGGCCCGGCTGCACATAACTGGCTCATACTGGACTGGAGGAAGGTTAGGTCTTTCCTTAAGTGGTGTAAAGAGGCAGGACACAGGGACCACAAGCCGGGTGGCATCCTGGCGGCTGAAAGGCCAGAGGTTCCAACTGAATCTTACCCCATCCCTGTCCTCATTCTGTTGGATGAACTCCTGGTAGGTCGTCAttacttcagaaaaaaaagaaaaaagagtcCAAGTCACCAGAATTAGTCCAGTGGAACAGCGCGATACAGTCAAAACCCTTCCAAACTGTGTgctcttctgtctctttttggCTTGCCTATCTGCAGTGCACACCTTTTATACAGGTGTGCCTTTCTTTTCTGTGCTAAAAAAAGCCCTGCCCTTCGAAATCATGACGCAAACACGTGTCATCAGGGAACCTGTCCAGCATGTTTTGATGCGCAGTTCTAGATGTAGAGGAATCCCAGAGGTATTTTTATACTCTTACACCCTTTGTTAGTGTGTGTAAGGGAAACATCAATGACGCCTTCTGCAAAACATCTTTGCTGTTGTAGCAACTACGGTATACTCTAAATTTTTATCACCGTTATTCAGAGGACACAGTTTCTAAGAAGACCACCACATTTTCAACATGAACAACCTAAACCAGCCCAACTCATTACACAGACCTGAGTAATGGGTTGAGCTGAATGTGTTGAGATGTGTGTTATTTTCCCCCTTAAATTTCTTAACCGAGTATTATGTTGACATTATATCAcaatagtgaaatttcccagcttgggataaagaaagtattttctattctaaaCGTGCAAATCAGTTACCGATAAGTCAACATACCACATAACCCAGGGTAACATCGGAAGAAAGTTATCCGATCAACAGGTCACAGTCCAAAAATAATCAATTTATCATCATACAAGTTACCAAACTAAAACTAAAAGGTGGTAAATCTCACAATATAGAGGATGACACTGGGAAATAAaaggtatgtttttttttaatccaattaATTTTCAAAGAATCATTTGAAATTAATTTTACTTACACATTCCATCATCTAATCAATTATGGAATAAATAGTTTTAGGTCTAAAGCCAcataaaacagttaaaaaacataaacataattaaATGGATACATACGTGACATATGACGTATAAAAGCCTTCGGATTaagagagaacacacagaaactaTAGAAACTATAACACAACCAACAGGCCACGTATCATCACTGATAAAAACGCAATCTGAGCCGGGACCGGCCTTCAGAAATCATTCGATTAACAGTAACGCAGAGGAGTCATGTTGGAAGGTTGAAGAAGCGAAATTAAGCCAACAACACTCGTTAAAGAGATCTCTTTTCGCTGTTGTAGCATCCAAATATCTACAAGCTAACGCCACCTCATTCAACTGGCTGTGTTAGCTAACGGAATGTAGCATTAACCCACTTCCTGCCAATGTTTAAATGCAAGCAGATCAAAGCGCGCTATACATTCGAGtaaaataaagtacatttcCTACCTGTGATATCAGGCTGGCCTCGGGTCTATAAAAGCGCTAATGATTCGGCTTTGTTCAATACCAATTACAGCATTTGGAGGTTAAAACAGACGGATGTGGAGGAGGACAAGAAGGACGACGGCGAGGGGATCACTCCCTATCAGCCCAGCCGGCTTCTTCACTTTCCTAGAATGACGTGTTACTCTAAGTTCAGGCGTCTCTTATTGGTTCTTTTCCGCTGACGTTGATACGTGCGTGCTCAGAGCGTGCTGTTCGTACGTAACGGAAGTAGGTAATTGTGGGAAATGGAGTTTTCAGTATTATAAAGGATGAAGGTTGACATTCATGTTAAAACTATTCACCAAACTGGGCTTTGAGTGTTTTATAGTttaaactgttttatttatttttttattagtgaTGGACTGACATGTAAAGCAGCATTAAAATGTTGATATAGATTATAAGACGTAtagcctattttatatttattatttatatcatcATCTGGCTCAATTTATCATTTTTTAAGCATTCATTGTACTTTGTACAATATCTTCTGTAAAGTAGGCATAAGTGTAACTATACAAAGCAAAAATTAGAGACAAGAAGAAATGaccaaaaatatgtaaaaacgTAAAAAGTAATTGTATTTAAGTCAATTTACGAGAACTTACCCCCTTTTTATCTCAACATATCCTGTGAACACTGTTAAAAATGAGTCTGTtgacaaaaatgtcaaataaaattAATCTTACTTTAAGTAGGCTAAACCTGGTGAACAAAATATTATTGAGTGGGCCGACCTACCTTCTGGAAGTCACATGTTGTGTAAGTTATATAGCAAATTTGAATCACTTCGTAAAGTAGACTATACTTCCTTAAGGTCCATTGGGGTTTATGCCTATTTTTCTTTTAGGCAATTATTCCAGTACAGGCTACTTGTCAGCTACATTCACTCACACATTCATGCCCATAACAAGTTCAACTGTGCATAAGCTGAAACGTGCTTTGAATGAGGAATGAATCGACAGCCTTCACATTTATACAGGCTTCATGTTGTTTTCGTGTTGTTTGTGAACTCCCAGACAGCTTTATACCTTCATCATGACAGCAGATGGCGCTGCAGCCAAACTATATTTTTGTTGAGGCAACCCTGGAGGGAGAGAGCCACAgagatgggagagagagagagagagagagagagagagagaggagggggagctgCTTCCTCTCTCCGTGTTTCTGCTGTGCACAGCGgactctcctctctctcgcAGTGCGCTGAATATACAAGCGGCAGGTGTGCGTCCGCCGAAGCTTTCCCCACTTTGACCACTGAATTTGGATTCTTACTTGAGGCCACAGCTCACACTGAATGTCGGTCGCACTGAGTCCCTGGGTGCTGTGAGGATGTTGCAGTGATAGTGGAGCATCTTCTCTCGCTGTATCGCACTCAGCCGGCATCGTCAGCTGTTGCtctaggagagagagagagagagagagagtggaagagTCGGGAGCAACAGAACAGGCCAAACTATGCCACTGATTTCCAATCGGTAACCGTTTTCCATCCTAAGTCGACCGGGGAGCGGATGCGAGCAGAGGTTGTCAACGAGCCTCCAAGTGTTTTCTGCCCTTTGTCGGTGccggaggaggagctgctgtgccAATGGAGAAAGCGACTCCGCCGCCCCAGCCCCAGATCCAGCTGTCGATAGCAAAGACTGAAAGTCCAGCAGAGGACATCTCCGGTCTGTCTGACGAGGAGCTGCTCAAGTGGACCAAGGAAGATCTGGTGCGCCGGCTGAGGCGGTCCGAGGCCGACAAGATGAGCGTGATTCTGGACCACGGGAATCTCATACGAGAGGTCAATCGCAGCCTTCAGCTGCACTTGAATGAGATCAGGGGGCTGAAGGTGAGGGGGCGCGCATCGGGGAAGGATGAGATCATAGGTTTGGAGCGCACCTGAGAACGCGCATAGCATGAGGGATGTTCTGCTGTTAGGAGAGAGACGCTGCGAGCGTGGTGTGAGAATAGATGGTATCACCGAAGTTCACTGTGCCATTGTGCAGGCCTgtatgagatgtgtgtgtgtgtgcagcctatTGTTCATGCTGAAGCTGAGACACAAGTTTATACAGTATTTCAAATTGTAGGGCTTTTAAAGGGAATTTATGAGGCAGGGAGTGCTTGTGCTTGTAAGCAAAACCAATTACAAGTGATGCCTTTTTTTACTGAGATAGTAAAAACTATAGACCATGTAAAACTAGGCTGTAGGAGGCTGAATGTATCCTCCTAATACTGAAGAGTAGGAATGTCCTCGTCTGTCCACGTCTGTGTATCAGCTCTCTTCATATGCCAGTGCTCCAATCTGGCATCCagacctctctctcttctctctctctctccacccttAAATATCCTATACAATTCCTCCACATAGATTTACACCATGTACAGTACAATTAAcatttagaacaatgtggcatTTGCTCTGGGAGTGTATTAAAGTCGTTCTGCACAGCCTAAAGTAACCTTTAAGCCACCCACTGCCTCATTTTATAATATGGCACAATGTCCAGTGTTTACAGttgaagctgagaacctgccgGCGGTAGCTTCAGATGAAGCACACAGGGATTATTTGCCTTTTCTGGGAGACCTCGTCACCTCTCCAACTATCCAAGCGGCCTAATTACACAGAAAGGGGCTGCAGGGtatgagagcgagagagagagagagagagagaggataggGGAGAGTTAAATCAttacagaaggagagagggggaaggagggaggtgaATAAGTTATGTTTAAGtaaatgttgtgtttaaaatgtgtgtatgtgtgtggcctTTTTTATCTCTTGCAGAGAATTCTAATCTACATTATGTATTTCATATTGAATGGTACACAGTGAGTCAGTGCTTTTATGAGGAAGATAGAGAGGATTAGGATTTCATTTCATTATGATTGCATACAGCTTTTGACTGATATCTAAAAGAGCAGTGAAATGGATTCACATTGGACaatggcagcacacacacacacacaaactattGATGCAGAGGACTGCTGAAATTAAGTCATGTTTATATTCCTCTGTTTCTTTCCCCCTCCTTTTTGCAGGACATTaaccagaagctgcaggaggacaatCGTGAGCTGCGGGACTTGTGCTGTTTCCTGGATGATGATCGACAGAAAGGAAAGCGTGTGTCCAGAGAGTGGCAGCGTCTGGGACGTTACAGTGCCAGCATCATGCGCAAAGAGGTGACGCTGTACCTCCAGAAACTGAAGGAGCTGGAGCTTCGACAAGAGGAGGTAATCCGCGAGAACATGGAGCTGAAGGAGCTCTGCCTGTTGCTGGATGAGGAGAAGGGTGTGgtaggtggaggaggtggcagTGGAGGAAGTGGAGGTGGTGTAGGGATGGGAGGGTGCCGCAACTCCATAGACAGCCAGAACAGTTTGCTGCTGGTGCCCGGGCAGGGGCTGCTAATGAGAGACGTAGGGGACGGGAGCAGCACCTCCAGCGCGGGGAGTGCTGACAGCTCCGATCACCCTCACCATAAGCAACCTCACCTGGCTGCAGGAATGGTTGGGGTTGGGGGTGGTGGAGAAAAAGGCAGCCCTGAACTGGTGCATAAACCCAGGTGTAGCAGCATCAGCGCAATAAGTGGAATAGAAAGGGACGTGTCCAGTCCCGAACACCCTGCTGGACGCCACCGGAGTACAAGCCTGGAGTACCCATACACCCTGCCCCAGCTGTGCAGACCCCGCTGCGGCTCCATATCTGTGCCTGACCACAGTCGTGTCATGCGGGGCCTGAGTCCAGAAAAATATGGAAGGAACATAGGCCAACGTAGTCCAGAGCAGCAC
Encoded proteins:
- the ccdc85al gene encoding coiled-coil domain containing 85A, like, encoding MEKATPPPQPQIQLSIAKTESPAEDISGLSDEELLKWTKEDLVRRLRRSEADKMSVILDHGNLIREVNRSLQLHLNEIRGLKDINQKLQEDNRELRDLCCFLDDDRQKGKRVSREWQRLGRYSASIMRKEVTLYLQKLKELELRQEEVIRENMELKELCLLLDEEKGVVGGGGGSGGSGGGVGMGGCRNSIDSQNSLLLVPGQGLLMRDVGDGSSTSSAGSADSSDHPHHKQPHLAAGMVGVGGGGEKGSPELVHKPRCSSISAISGIERDVSSPEHPAGRHRSTSLEYPYTLPQLCRPRCGSISVPDHSRVMRGLSPEKYGRNIGQRSPEQHPKHHSSDLLLGQRQHFLGQGGSGELYQRHKRSSISSTGSPEPRQAHLGTGEHHEKGCVVQGGSPETHRHKYSMSPDHVKFGSPVREGQRRPAGDELSPHHRSIYNGMNALISAGCCTNNCRNVKLWDSFDASS